Proteins co-encoded in one Cyprinus carpio isolate SPL01 chromosome B5, ASM1834038v1, whole genome shotgun sequence genomic window:
- the LOC109090723 gene encoding EH domain-containing protein 2-like has translation MVTIRSTSVQLYSAVEANSLLKCSGSMAGKEMKNRGGKCLKEVHTVTEALKSIYQEKLLPLEKYYDFSDFHSSSLEDADFDNKPMILVVGQCSTGKTTFIRYLLEQEYPGSRIGPEPTTDSFTAIMHGEIEGIIHGNALTVDPNKPFRKLSSFGTTFLNRFQCVHLPNRVLESISIIDTPGILSVAKRKMSRGYDFPAVIHWFAEHVDRIILLCDAHKLEISDEFSHTIMALRGNEDKLRVVLNKADMVDSQELMRVYGALMWSLGKVFSTPEVLRVYVGSFWSSPMRMTDNRKLFEQEEEDLFADIQNLPRNSALRKLNDLVKRARLVRAHAYIISSLKEEMPLVFCREKKKRDLIYDLPIIYSRIQQRYRISPGDFPDCAKMQERLMSHDFKFKAFKPKLLAGLDELLNTDIAKLMPLLSQEEEETADQLLVQGGPFLGSQMGPFIVGNPFNHYGSNGESDHVSNVEWVVLKDKPKYDEIFYNLSPHEGKLSGSKVKGWMMSTHLPSSVLGRIWKLADVDRDGMLDDEEFALAGHLIEVKLEGFGLPHELPAQLVPPSKRQRKNSGTEIRDNND, from the exons ATGGTAACCATTAGGAGCACATCTGTTCAGCTCTACAGCGCTGTCGAA GCAAATTCTCTACTGAAGTGCAGCGGCTCAATGGCTGGCAAAGAAATGAAGAACAGAGGTGGTAAATGTCTGAAGGAAGTTCATACAGTAACTGAAGCTCTGAAGAGCATCTACCAGGAAAAACTGCTCCCGCTGGAGAAGTATTATGACTTCTCCGATTTCCACTCATCAAGCCTTGAAGATGCAGATTTTGACAACAAGCCCATGATACTAGTGGTGGGTCAGTGCTCTACAGGCAAGACCACTTTTATCAG ATATCTTCTTGAACAAGAGTATCCAGGAAGCCGAATAGGCCCAGAGCCCACAACTGACAGTTTCACTGCCATAATGCATGGAGAGATTGAGGGAATTATTCATGGCAATGCTTTAACTGTTGATCCCAACAAGCCTTTCCGAAAACTCAGCTCTTTTGGAACAACCTTCCTCAATCG ATTCCAGTGTGTGCATCTGCCCAACCGAGTCCTGGAGAGTATCAGCATCATTGACACACCAGGGATCCTGTCTGTGGCCAAACGCAAAATGAGCAGAG gGTATGACTTTCCAGCAGTCATCCATTGGTTTGCAGAGCATGTTGACCGCATCATCCTCTTGTGTGATGCACACAAACTAGAGATCTCTGATGAGTTTTCACACACTATAATGGCATTGCGAGGCAATGAGGACAAGCTCAGAGTGGTGCTCAACAAGGCTGACATGGTGGACTCCCAGGAGCTGATGCGAGTCTATGGCGCACTCATGTGGTCACTCGGCAAGGTATTCAGCACACCAGAGGTTCTGAGGGTCTACGTTGGCTCCTTTTGGTCCTCTCCAATGCGTATGACTGACAATCGAAAACTCTTTGAGCAAGAAGAGGAAGACCTTTTTGCAGACATTCAGAACCTGCCACGAAATTCTGCACTGAGAAAACTCAATGATCTGGTGAAGCGAGCACGACTTGTGAGG GCCCATGCTTATATCATTAGCTCTCTAAAAGAAGAAATGCCTTTAGTTTTCTgcagagaaaagaagaagagagatCTAATTTATGACCTTCCTATCATCTATTCAAGAATCCAACAGAGATATCGGATTTCACCTGGAGATTTTCCAGATTGTGCCAAGATGCAG GAGCGACTCATGAGTCATGACTTCAAGTTTAAAGCCTTCAAGCCTAAGCTCTTAGCAGGCCTGGATGAGCTCCTAAACACTGACATAGCCAAGCTGATGCCTCTTCTGagccaagaagaagaagaaacagctgACCAACTTTTAGTGCAAGGAGGACCTTTTCTAGGGTCACAAATGGGACCTTTTATTGTGGGGAACCCATTTAATCACTATGGATCCAATGGAGAAAGTGATCATGTCTCGAATGTAGAATGGGTGGTATTAAAAGATAAACCAAAGTACGATGAGATCTTTTACAACCTCTCGCCTCATGAGGGAAAGCTGAGTGGGTCTAAAGTGAAGGGCTGGATGATGAGCACTCATCTGCCCAGCTCAGTTCTAGGACGAATCTGGAAGCTCGCAGATGTGGACCGTGATGGCATGTTAGACGATGAAGAGTTTGCTTTGGCCGGCCATCTCATTGAGGTAAAGTTGGAGGGCTTTGGGCTCCCTCATGAGCTACCAGCGCAATTGGTACCACCATCCAAGAGACAGCGCAAGAACTCTGGCACAGAGATTAGAGACAATAATGATTAG
- the LOC109090739 gene encoding selenoprotein W-like isoform X1 yields MTVKVHIIYCGGUGYRPKFTKLKTLLEDEFPGELEITGEGTPSSTGWFEVEVNKKLVHSKKMHRSSLIQTKSLVTRMSLGPPLLYPVTSCRPSL; encoded by the exons ATGACCGTCAAAGTTCATATCATTTACTG TGGTGGATGAGGGTACAGGCCCAAG TTCACCAAACTCAAGACGTTGCTTGAGGATGAATTCCCAGGCGAACTTGAGATC ACCGGTGAGGGCACACCCTCAAGCACAGGCTGGTTTGAGGTAGAGGTAAACAAGAAGTTGGTGCACTCAAAAAAG ATGCACAGGTCGAGTCTAATTCAAACAAAGTCCCTCGTGACCAGGATGAGTCTGGGTCCTCCCCTACTTTACCCTGTGACTTCCTGCAGACCGTCCCTATAA
- the LOC109090722 gene encoding zinc finger protein 541-like isoform X1: MEMEDPSDPSLSLLSSSKNHVSRDATNIIPSPSNLQDPVIKWPDTISDSKSRKTSTPPPSTLVCPEAEDVECLTPVGSGKRTRVSVKKCRVRRKEFKTTSALKTHLLIHRQDGPQFCGVCQRAFKHHHQLTSHLMTHHKRKRYTCTQSGCHKTYDDKNSLKHHCASRHRIHLMSPSSSNLSSNYDLPASAREPAVNLTASDYLFTSQPKPVSAPVLKNSSYSGKPVVSRNPFDVHGLETGLDFPETYPEELKEMLSFRPNREAFTPSMSFPVRPRASVYSKQHCPILLKHSPSKLKRRHTFSSFNYPAVLYPEPKSDSDCNLADPVLDCPPATLPNSRKRKSCSKDILSDVPTPPLPVPQPTCHKRARPRSSYLVSPSQVALASFSTYLGKEFLQKEPVLKSKGEEPKAGCRTYKRTSSVRRAQSQPSCSQEAVEEHDLKDDGQKGASGQKSKGTNLSPFINTVSAPVSATNILGPQASTQEAKRSQTHKGASRRSCHLDPLNCLIIPSPPLARLSSPQCTDNKQTQGLQRSCGIGIYPSQLRSPNYLADHPLSPSFHPPPYTPQPMLSPLRSGTGLYSKSLPQHQPCSSLPSTFDGVSFPIDNTAINIQPRINVGSRFQAEIPPVRDTLYMLYEEHPAQLVWTPWKDLSTNTETQQRVKELLDMCCSSLLPGGGTNIEFALHCLHEVHGNLMAALDLLLMRGDVRTSWHPLNDYHYTGSDHWAVQEMKVFKKALVEHKDFQQIHNVLQTKSIAQCVEYYYNMKKLKKFKQCVRATNKKDEGGEISVSFISVNGHKIGYCI; the protein is encoded by the exons ATGGAGATGGAAGACCCTTCAGATCCGAGTCTGTCTCTGCTCTCATCGTCCAAGAATCATGTGTCCAGAGATGCGACCAACATCATACCATCACCTTCAAACCTGCAAGACCCAGTCATAAAGTGGCCAGACACCATATCTGATTCAA AAAGCAGAAAGACTTCCACACCCCCTCCATCAACCCTTGTCTGTCCTGAAGCAGAGGATGTTGAGTGTCTGACACCTGTGGGCTCAGGGAAGAGAACCAGGGTGTCTGTGAAGAAGTGCCGTGTTCGTAGGAAAGAATTTAAAACAACCAGTGCACTTAAAACACACCTCTTGATCCACAGACAGGATGGGCCTCAGTTCTGTGGCGTCTGTCAGAGAGCATTTAAACACCATCATCAGCT CACTTCTCACCTGATGACCCACCACAAGAGAAAGAGATATACCTGCACTCAGTCTGGCTGCCACAAAACCTACGATGACAAAAACTCCCTAAAACATCACTGTGCCTCTCGACACAGAATCCACCTCATGTCTCCTTCCTCCTCCAACCTCTCTTCCAACTATGACCTGCCGGCCTCAGCGAGGGAGCCAGCGGTTAATCTAACTGCATCCGACTACCTCTTTACCTCTCAACCAAAGCCTGTTTCAGCTCCTGTGCTAAAGAACTCCAGTTATTCTGGAAAACCAGTGGTTTCACGGAACCCATTTGATGTCCATGGTTTAGAAACCGGTCTTGATTTTCCTGAAACTTACCCAGAAGAATTGAAAGAGATGCTGTCATTTCGGCCTAACAGAGAGGCATTTACCCCCAGCATGAGTTTTCCTGTGAGGCCGCGAGCTTCAGTTTACTCCAAACAGCATTGTCCCATACTGCTGAAACACAGTCCGAGCAAGTTAAAGCGACGGCACACCTTTTCCAGTTTCAATTATCCTGCTGTATTATACCCTGAACCAAAGAGTGATTCTGACTGTAATCTTGCCGATCCTGTACTTGATTGTCCTCCTGCAACATTGCCCAACAGTAGGAAGAGGAAGTCCTGCTCCAAGGACATCCTGTCTGATGTTCCAACTCCTCCACTGCCTGTTCCTCAGCCCACTTGTCATAAACGTGCACGACCACGCTCTTCCTACCTTGTCTCACCAAGTCAAGTGGCACTTGCATCCTTCAGCACTTACCTCGGCAAAGAGTTTTTACAAAAG GAGCCCGTTTTGAAATCAAAAGGAGAGGAACCAAAGGCTGGTTGCAG AACATATAAAAGAACTTCATCTGTTCGTAGAGCTCAGTCGCAGCCCTCATGTTCTCAAGAAGCTGTTGAGGAACATGATTTAAAA GATGATGGACAGAAGGGGGCTTCAGGACAAAAGTCCAAAGGGACAAACCTGTCTCCATTTATCAATACTGTGTCTGCCCCAGTCTCTGCAACAAACATTTTAGGCCCCCAAGCTTCCACACAAGAA GCCAAGAGGTCACAGACTCATAAAGGTGCATCTAGGAGGTCTTGTCATCTTGACCCTTTAAACTGCCTCATCATCCCCAGTCCACCTCTGGCTCGCCTATCTTCCCCACAATGCACCGATAATAAGCAAACCCAGGGTTTGCAGAGAAGCTGTGGCATAGGCATTTACCCCAGTCAGCTGCGCTCGCCAAACTATCTGGCAGACCACCCGCTGAGCCCTAGTTTTCATCCCCCACCATACACCCCTCAGCCTATGCTGAGCCCTCTCCGTTCTGGGACAGGCCTTTATTCTAAAAGCCTACCGCAACATCAGCCATGCTCATCTCTACCCAGCACCTTTG ATGGTGTCTCCTTCCCAATCGACAACACAGCCATCAACATACAGCC AAGGATAAATGTAGGTTCACGGTTTCAAGCAGAGATCCCCCCAGTGCGGGACACGCTGTACATGCTGTACGAAGAACACCCCGCTCAACTTGTCTGGACTCCTTGGAAAGATCTCTCTActaacacagaaacacaacagaggg TCAAAGAGCTCTTAGACATGTGCTGTTCCAGTTTGTTACCAGGAGGAGGCACCAACATTGAATTTGCTCTCCACTGCCTTCATGAAGTTCATGGAAACTTAATG GCAGCACTGGATTTACTCTTAATGAGAGGAGATGTTCGGACCTCCTGGCACCCTCTGAATGATTACCACTACACAG GCTCAGACCACTGGGCAGTGCAAGAGATGAAAGTGTTCAAGAAAGCTCTGGTTGAACATAAGGACTTTCAACAGATTCATAATGTG TTGCAGACAAAATCAATAGCCCAGTGTGTGGAATATTACTATAACATGAAGAAGCTGAAAAAGTTCAAGCAATGTGTCCGAGCCACAAATAAAAAGGATGAAGGTGGAGAGATCTCTGTAAGTTTCATTTCAGTGAATGGACACAAGATCGGTTATTGCATCTAA
- the LOC109090722 gene encoding zinc finger protein 541-like isoform X2 → MEMEDPSDPSLSLLSSSKNHVSRDATNIIPSPSNLQDPVIKWPDTISDSKSRKTSTPPPSTLVCPEAEDVECLTPVGSGKRTRVSVKKCRVRRKEFKTTSALKTHLLIHRQDGPQFCGVCQRAFKHHHQLTSHLMTHHKRKRYTCTQSGCHKTYDDKNSLKHHCASRHRIHLMSPSSSNLSSNYDLPASAREPAVNLTASDYLFTSQPKPVSAPVLKNSSYSGKPVVSRNPFDVHGLETGLDFPETYPEELKEMLSFRPNREAFTPSMSFPVRPRASVYSKQHCPILLKHSPSKLKRRHTFSSFNYPAVLYPEPKSDSDCNLADPVLDCPPATLPNSRKRKSCSKDILSDVPTPPLPVPQPTCHKRARPRSSYLVSPSQVALASFSTYLGKEFLQKEPVLKSKGEEPKAGCRTYKRTSSVRRAQSQPSCSQEAVEEHDLKDDGQKGASGQKSKGTNLSPFINTVSAPVSATNILGPQASTQEAKRSQTHKGASRRSCHLDPLNCLIIPSPPLARLSSPQCTDNKQTQGLQRSCGIGIYPSQLRSPNYLADHPLSPSFHPPPYTPQPMLSPLRSGTGLYSKSLPQHQPCSSLPSTFDGVSFPIDNTAINIQPRINVGSRFQAEIPPVRDTLYMLYEEHPAQLVWTPWKDLSTNTETQQRVKELLDMCCSSLLPGGGTNIEFALHCLHEVHGNLMAALDLLLMRGDVRTSWHPLNDYHYTGSDHWAVQEMKVFKKALVEHKDFQQIHNVLQTKSIAQCVEYYYNMKKLKKFKQCVRATNKKDEGGEISHSSAQA, encoded by the exons ATGGAGATGGAAGACCCTTCAGATCCGAGTCTGTCTCTGCTCTCATCGTCCAAGAATCATGTGTCCAGAGATGCGACCAACATCATACCATCACCTTCAAACCTGCAAGACCCAGTCATAAAGTGGCCAGACACCATATCTGATTCAA AAAGCAGAAAGACTTCCACACCCCCTCCATCAACCCTTGTCTGTCCTGAAGCAGAGGATGTTGAGTGTCTGACACCTGTGGGCTCAGGGAAGAGAACCAGGGTGTCTGTGAAGAAGTGCCGTGTTCGTAGGAAAGAATTTAAAACAACCAGTGCACTTAAAACACACCTCTTGATCCACAGACAGGATGGGCCTCAGTTCTGTGGCGTCTGTCAGAGAGCATTTAAACACCATCATCAGCT CACTTCTCACCTGATGACCCACCACAAGAGAAAGAGATATACCTGCACTCAGTCTGGCTGCCACAAAACCTACGATGACAAAAACTCCCTAAAACATCACTGTGCCTCTCGACACAGAATCCACCTCATGTCTCCTTCCTCCTCCAACCTCTCTTCCAACTATGACCTGCCGGCCTCAGCGAGGGAGCCAGCGGTTAATCTAACTGCATCCGACTACCTCTTTACCTCTCAACCAAAGCCTGTTTCAGCTCCTGTGCTAAAGAACTCCAGTTATTCTGGAAAACCAGTGGTTTCACGGAACCCATTTGATGTCCATGGTTTAGAAACCGGTCTTGATTTTCCTGAAACTTACCCAGAAGAATTGAAAGAGATGCTGTCATTTCGGCCTAACAGAGAGGCATTTACCCCCAGCATGAGTTTTCCTGTGAGGCCGCGAGCTTCAGTTTACTCCAAACAGCATTGTCCCATACTGCTGAAACACAGTCCGAGCAAGTTAAAGCGACGGCACACCTTTTCCAGTTTCAATTATCCTGCTGTATTATACCCTGAACCAAAGAGTGATTCTGACTGTAATCTTGCCGATCCTGTACTTGATTGTCCTCCTGCAACATTGCCCAACAGTAGGAAGAGGAAGTCCTGCTCCAAGGACATCCTGTCTGATGTTCCAACTCCTCCACTGCCTGTTCCTCAGCCCACTTGTCATAAACGTGCACGACCACGCTCTTCCTACCTTGTCTCACCAAGTCAAGTGGCACTTGCATCCTTCAGCACTTACCTCGGCAAAGAGTTTTTACAAAAG GAGCCCGTTTTGAAATCAAAAGGAGAGGAACCAAAGGCTGGTTGCAG AACATATAAAAGAACTTCATCTGTTCGTAGAGCTCAGTCGCAGCCCTCATGTTCTCAAGAAGCTGTTGAGGAACATGATTTAAAA GATGATGGACAGAAGGGGGCTTCAGGACAAAAGTCCAAAGGGACAAACCTGTCTCCATTTATCAATACTGTGTCTGCCCCAGTCTCTGCAACAAACATTTTAGGCCCCCAAGCTTCCACACAAGAA GCCAAGAGGTCACAGACTCATAAAGGTGCATCTAGGAGGTCTTGTCATCTTGACCCTTTAAACTGCCTCATCATCCCCAGTCCACCTCTGGCTCGCCTATCTTCCCCACAATGCACCGATAATAAGCAAACCCAGGGTTTGCAGAGAAGCTGTGGCATAGGCATTTACCCCAGTCAGCTGCGCTCGCCAAACTATCTGGCAGACCACCCGCTGAGCCCTAGTTTTCATCCCCCACCATACACCCCTCAGCCTATGCTGAGCCCTCTCCGTTCTGGGACAGGCCTTTATTCTAAAAGCCTACCGCAACATCAGCCATGCTCATCTCTACCCAGCACCTTTG ATGGTGTCTCCTTCCCAATCGACAACACAGCCATCAACATACAGCC AAGGATAAATGTAGGTTCACGGTTTCAAGCAGAGATCCCCCCAGTGCGGGACACGCTGTACATGCTGTACGAAGAACACCCCGCTCAACTTGTCTGGACTCCTTGGAAAGATCTCTCTActaacacagaaacacaacagaggg TCAAAGAGCTCTTAGACATGTGCTGTTCCAGTTTGTTACCAGGAGGAGGCACCAACATTGAATTTGCTCTCCACTGCCTTCATGAAGTTCATGGAAACTTAATG GCAGCACTGGATTTACTCTTAATGAGAGGAGATGTTCGGACCTCCTGGCACCCTCTGAATGATTACCACTACACAG GCTCAGACCACTGGGCAGTGCAAGAGATGAAAGTGTTCAAGAAAGCTCTGGTTGAACATAAGGACTTTCAACAGATTCATAATGTG TTGCAGACAAAATCAATAGCCCAGTGTGTGGAATATTACTATAACATGAAGAAGCTGAAAAAGTTCAAGCAATGTGTCCGAGCCACAAATAAAAAGGATGAAGGTGGAGAGATCTCT CATTCAAGTGCACAAGCCTAA
- the LOC109090739 gene encoding selenoprotein W-like isoform X2: MTVKVHIIYCGGUGYRPKFTKLKTLLEDEFPGELEITGEGTPSSTGWFEVEVNKKLVHSKKNGDGFVDSDSKFKAVVTAIEQAMGK, encoded by the exons ATGACCGTCAAAGTTCATATCATTTACTG TGGTGGATGAGGGTACAGGCCCAAG TTCACCAAACTCAAGACGTTGCTTGAGGATGAATTCCCAGGCGAACTTGAGATC ACCGGTGAGGGCACACCCTCAAGCACAGGCTGGTTTGAGGTAGAGGTAAACAAGAAGTTGGTGCACTCAAAAAAG AATGGAGATGGATTTGTTGACTCAGATTCAAAATTCAAAGCAGTTGTGACTGCGATCGAGCAGGCCATGGGGAAATAA